One window of Quercus robur chromosome 5, dhQueRobu3.1, whole genome shotgun sequence genomic DNA carries:
- the LOC126726319 gene encoding seipin-2, giving the protein METATTSNNEDDDDVVFLDALDDFPFYDCPSSFTPQSECSTSASSPSPSSSALLTADSSSTIRRRGSLSRRSFSGEDSKTFSFNSSTFRDRYRISRNLTENERINEKPEPVQSENSIVTTETDSRVVAAAIANDSADSAAELSDPSFNWLIFIAGLVIKAITFQINLFITFTTFPLFLLYHSYTIITNPYQTVRRGTDYLSQKLTKFKPEALSSWLRENQWVWKVALRCGWGILSSAYVCVVLCSLLVSSAVFSVVLVRRLVEEPIQIKEVLNFNYAKHSPVAYVPIVPCTGIGCGEHCKEVIGGIGFIPPTHRLQVMVSLTLPESEYNRNLGVFQVRVDFLSVSGKTLASSSHPCMLQFKSEPIRLLLTFLKAAPLVAGFVSESQTLSLKFRGFTEGEVPTACLKVTIEQRAEYRPGAGIPELYDASLILESELPLFKRIIWYWKKTIFIWISIMSFMMQLLFTLVCCRSIIIPKLRPRDVVPSNSATRNSPPVRGGVASSSAPGSSSPVRGGVASSSATGSSSPVQG; this is encoded by the exons atgGAAACCGCAACCACCTCAAACAACGAAGACGACGACGACGTCGTTTTCCTCGACGCCCTAGACGACTTTCCCTTCTACGATTGCCCCTCTTCCTTCACTCCCCAATCAGAATGCTCCACCTCAgcctcctccccctccccctcctcctCCGCTCTCCTCACCGCCGACTCCTCCTCCACCATCCGCCGCCGCGGATCTCTCTCTCGCCGCTCATTCTCCGGCGAAGATTCCAAAACCTTCAGCTTCAACTCCTCCACCTTCCGCGATCGGTATCGGATTTCTCGGAACCTGACCGAAAACGAGAGGATAAACGAAAAGCCGGAGCCAGTTCAGAGTGAAAATTCAATCGTAACCACCGAAACCGATAGCCGAGTCGTCGCCGCCGCCATCGCTAACGACTCGGCCGACTCGGCAGCGGAACTCAGCGATCCGTCGTTCAATTGGCTGATATTCATAGCCGGACTGGTAATCAAAGCCATTACCTTCCAAATCAACCTCTTCATCACCTTCACCACTttccctctcttccttctctatcACTCTTACACTATCATCACCAATCCGTACCAAACGGTGCGTCGCGGCACAGACTATCTGAGCCAAAAGCTCACCAAATTCAAACCCGAAGCCCTAAGCTCTTGGCTGAGGGAGAACCAGTGGGTTTGGAAAGTCGCGTTGCGGTGTGGATGGGGGATTCTGTCGTCGGCCTATGTCTGCGTCGTTTTGTGCTCTCTGTTGGTGTCGTCGGCGGTTTTTAGCGTCGTTTTGGTCAGGCGCTTGGTGGAGGAGCCGATTCAGATTAAGGAGGTGTTGAATTTCAATTACGCTAAGCACAGTCCGGTGGCGTATGTGCCGATTGTGCCGTGTACAGGCATTGGTTGTGGCGAGCATTGTAAGGAAGTGATTGGAGGTATAGGGTTTATACCTCCTACTCATAGGTTGCAGGTCATGGTTTCGTTGACGCTGCCGGAGTCTGAGTACAATCGAAATCTCGGGGTTTTTCAG GTCAGAGTAGACTTCCTCTCTGTTAGTGGTAAAACTCTTGCCAGTTCAAGCCATCCATGCATGTTACAATTTAAAAGTGAGCCTATCCGTCTTCTTCTGACTTTTCTTAAGGCTGCTCCTCTTGTTGCTGGCTTTGTATCTGAATCACAAACTCTGAGTCTGAAGTTTAGAGGTTTTACTGAAGGAGAAGTGCCTACTGCCTGCTTAAAGGTTACAATTGAACAACGAGCAGAGTACCGTCCTGGTGCTGGTATCCCTGAATTATATGATGCCTCTTTGATCCTTGAGTCAGAACTTCCCCTGTTTAAAAGAATTATATGGTATTGGAAGAAGACTATATTTATATGGATCAGCATAATGTCATTTATGATGCAGTTGCTGTTTACTCTTGTCTGTTGTCGATCTATTATTATTCCAAAATTGAGGCCAAGGGATGTTGTTCCTAGCAATAGTGCTACACGAAACAGTCCCCCAGTACGAGGTGGTGTTGCTAGCAGTAGTGCTCCAGGAAGCAGTTCCCCGGTACGAGGTGGTGTTGCTAGCAGTAGTGCTACAGGAAGCAGTTCCCCGGTACAAGGTTGA